The Candidatus Omnitrophota bacterium genomic interval CTGCCCTATATATTTCAGGTCAAACCTTTCGGGTAGCGCAAAGTCGCATTGTATAGTCGCGCATTGCCACTCTCTTTTTAGCGCATCTTTTAATTTTATATCTATCTTGGGGCCATAAAACGCGCCCTCGCCCTCATTTATCTCGTAATTCAATTGTTTTTTCTTCAGAGAATTGATAAGTGCCGCCTGCGCTAGTTCCCAGTCCTCATCCGTGCCGATAGACTTTTCCGGCCTCGTAGAAACTTCTATCGAAAAATCATCAAATCCAAACGCGTTCAGCGTATCTATGACGAAGTCTATGACATTAACGATTTCGTCTTCAACCTGGTCCTTTAAACAAAATATATGCGCGTCGTCCTGGGTAAAACCCCTGACACGCAGAAGGCCGTGCAGGACTCCTGATTTCTCATTTCTATAAACGGTGCCGAGTTCAAAAAACTTTAGAGGCAGGTCCTTATAGCTCCTGGTCTTGGACTTGTACACCATTATATGATTGGGACAATTCATAGGCTTAATGGCATACTCCTGCTTCTCTATCTTGAACATGTACATATTCTCTTTGTAATAATCGTAGTGGCCGCTTTTAATCCACACGTCACTTTTAAGTATGTGCGGGCCTATTACAAGTTCATACCCCCGTCTTAGGTGTTCGTTTCTTATATATTCTTCGATCAGCGTCCTAAGCCTCGCGCCCTTGGGGTGATATAATACGAGCCCCGGGCCCATTTCATCGCTTAAGCTAAAATATTCAAGTTGCTTGCCAAGGACTCTGTGGTCTCTCTTCTTGGCTTCCTCGATCATCTTTATATAATTTTCCAGATCTTTTTGCGTCGGGAATGCCGTGCCATATATACGCTGCAGCATAGGATTTGTCTCTATGCCGTGCCAATAAGCGCCGGCTACGGAAAGAAGCTTAAACGCTTTTATCTCACCTGTGGAGTGTATATGCGGCCCGCGGCAGAGATCTACAAAATCCCCGTTTTTGTATAATGAAACTGTATCCCCAGGGATCTTTTCTATTAATTCTATCTTGTACTTCTCGTCCATTTTTTTAAAAAGTTTTAACGCTTCTTTTTTGCTTATTTCTTCTCTCTCAAAAAGATAGTCTTTTTTTACAATATCGCGCATCTTCGTTTCTATCTTATTGATATCGTCAGGAGAGAATGGTTCTTCGCGCTCAAAGTCGTAATAGAATCCGTCCTCTATCGACGGGCCTATGCCCAATTTAGCGTCGGGCCACAAGATTTTGACTGCCTGCGCCATAACATGTGCCGTACTATGTCTTAGTGCGTCTAAGTCCACTTATCACCCTACGTCTTTAATTGGTGGGCAAGGAGGGAGTTGAACCCTCACGACCTTGCGGCCAAAGGATTTTAAGTCCTTCGTGTATGCCATTCCACCACTTGCCCACACAATTTGCTTTTATGGTGGACGCGACAGGACTTGAACCTGTGACCCCTTCCATGTCAAGGAAGTGCTCTAGCCAACTGAGCTACGCGTCCATCATCCTGCTTCATAAATTTGGAGGCGCGGAGCGGAATTGAACCGCTGTATAGGAGTTTTGCAGACTCCTGCCTTACCGCTTGGCTACCGCGCCCTATCTCGGCTTACCGGCGGTGCTCTGCACCCACTCCACAGAGCCGTTAACCCTTACAAGGTTACGGCCGAGCTTGCCGTGGTTGCCATCCTTATCGTAAAGGATGACTTCCGTCCCGCTGGAAGATTCTGTAAGACCGCTAATATATTCATAACTTGCTTCTTCGGTCGTGCCTCTTACAGAGCCTGCCGGACAATCAAAGATCTTTTCTTTCTTAATATATTCCGGATATAATTGCGTTAAAGAACCGGGGAATGTTTCATCGTGATCCGCCGCGTACATATGCAGCCCAAGGCTCACCATCCGCGCGTTATTCGAGCATTTTATAATATTGGATCGTTCCTTCATTTTATTGACGAGCGGAGTAAGCGCGGCGAACGTAAGTGTAAATATAACCACCACTATCAACAGCTCTACTAATGTTACCGCCCTATTTGCTCTCATGCTCTATTTCCCGCCCCAAGCTTCAAAGCCTTGTCTATAATCATTCCGGCCAGTTCCTTTTTTGACTTATTGTGTATTCTGGCCTTATTCCCAAACTTATCTACAGTGACCACATCTATTGCCTTATCGCCGAAGATGTTAGATTTTCCCGCGAGCCTGTTCGCTACGATAAGATCCAGATTTTTGTCTTTTAATTTTTTGAGCGCGTTTCTTTCCAGGTTCTCGGTTTCGAGCGCAAACCCAACTGCTATCCTATTTCTCTTTTTTGCGCCCAGCTCGGCTAATATGTCCGGAGTTTCTATCAATTCTATCGTCTTTTTGGGACTTTTCTTTATCTTCCTCTTCGCGGAATATATCGGACGCCAATCCGCGACAGCGGCCGTCATCACGACACAATCGGCTTTCCTAAATTCATCGAGAACCGCGCGCCTCATATCGAGCGAGCTCTCCACGCTAATAAACTTTACACCCGATGGAGCTTTTAAGGCCGTTGGCCCGCTTATAAGCGTCACCGTAAGCCCGCGCCGTTTCGCCTCTTTAGCGATTTCGTACCCGAATACTCCTGTAGAATAATTTGATATGAACCTTACCGGATCGATTCTTTCCCTGGTCGGCCCCGCCGCGACAAGAATTCTTTTAATCATCTTCTGACGAGCTTCTTTACTTCTTTAACTACATCTTCTGTACAGGATATGTGGCCGATGGCATCATGGCCACACGCAAGATGCCCTTTAATTGGGCCGACAAATGAATAGCCCACTTTTTTAAGCTTTGCTATATTTTCCTGCAGTATAGCGTGATTATACATTTTTTCGTTCATCGCCGGCGCTATTAGTATCGGCGCCTTTGTAGCATAGACAACACATGTTAAAAGGTCATCACATATGCCGCCGGCTAACTTGCCTATAACATTTGCGGTGGCCGGCGCTATGAGAACTAATGACGCGCTGTCTGCCAGTGATGTATGCACCGGTTCCCATTTTTGCGGAGGCTCAAACATGTCGGTGAATACTTTGTTGCCCGACAGCGCCTGTAAAGTAAGCGGAGTAATAAAATTGGCGCCTTCTTTTGTAAGTATAACCTTTACATCGAACAACGATTTCTTTAGCGCGCTTACTATCTCACACGCCCTGTATGCCGCTATACTGCCCGTAACTCCTACTATTATCGTTTTTGGCGTCACTTTACCTCTTTGATTTTATATTCGACCTTGCCGGCAAGTATTTCATCCAGCGCAACGTGCGCGGGTTTGGTGTCCACAGGATCATCAACCAGCTTCTGTGCCCCGTCGGCAAGTTCTATCGCGCGCCGTGAGGCTAAGATAGTAAGTTTATAAATAGAGTGCGTCTTATCGAGCAGCTTATCCATCGGTATGTCCTGCATTTAGAGTCTCCTTCTTTATTATGTTTTTGAGCTTTCTGCAGGCCGTATCGAGCCTGTCATTTACTACTACGTAATCGTATCTTCCTTTATATTTAATTTCATGCTTCGCTATCTTCAGCCTGTTAGATATAGAATGCGCCGGGTCGGTCATTCTTGATTCAAGCCGTTTTTTAAGCACCCCCAGCGTGGGCGGCATTATGAATATCAATACACTTTTGCCAGGATAAAGCGCGCTTATCCTGGCCGCGCCCTTTACATCTATGCTCAAAAGAACGTTCTTGCCCTTCGCCAGCAGGTTCTCGACAAATTTTTTAGGCGTTCCGTAAAAATAACCGAAATTCTCCTCGTTCTCTAAAAATTCTTTCCTCTTCGCCATCGCGCGAAACTCTTCCAGCGAGACGAAAAAATAGTCCTTCCCTTCGATTTCGCCTGGACGGGGAGGACGAGTGGTGACTGACACCGAGTGGCTTAAATTTAATTTGTGCCGCAAGAGCTTCTTGCACAAGGTCGTCTTGCCGCAACCGGAAGGAGCGGAGACTATAAAAAGTTTTCCCTCGCGCATAGAGTGCATTATTCTATATTCTTCGCTTGTTCGCGTATCTTTTCGATTTCGCTCTTTATCTCTATGACGTTCTTTGATATCTTAAAGTCGCTCGATTTTGAGCCTATCGTATTTGTCTCTCTGTGCAATTCCTGGGCGATAAAATCTATCTTCTTTCCGGCCTCGCCATTAAGGGCCATCGTCCTTTTAAAATTCGCCAGATGATTCTTAAGCCGCGCGATCTCCTCGGATATGTCGCTATTTTTCGCGAATATCGCCACTTCCATCTCAAGCCTGCCCTTGTCTATATTGTGGCCGCTGGTCAAATCTTTGACTCTCTCGGCAAATCTTTCTCTGTATTCCTTGATATTAAGATGCGCCCTGGATTTTATTTCGGTAAGCATCTTAACTATATTATCTACTCTCTTACACAGATCGCGATATGTGGCATGGCCTTCTTTTTCCCTGTCTACGACTAATCTGCCAAGCGCCAATAACAGGGCTTTTTCCACCTTCGGCCATAAACTCGTCAGCCCTTCTTGTGTTACTTCATAATTTATTACGCCCGGCAAAGCAACCATGTCCTTCATGCCAAGCGAATCTTCGAAACCGAGATGTTTCTTCAGGCTCAAAAGACCCGTATAATAACTCTTTGCCAATTTTTTATTTATTGTTATTATCTCTTCTTTAGAGACCTTGTTATCGTAAATTATACTTACGTTTACCTTGCCCCTTTGTATCTTCTTTTGTAAAACTTCTTTTATTCTATCCTCAAACGGCATCACCACTTCGGGAAGTTTAAGGCTGGCATCAAAAAATTTATGATTAACGGTCTTTATCTCGACTATTATTTCGCCGCCTTTAAACTTTACTCCCGCCTTGCCGAATCCTGTCATCGACTTAATCACGATTATCCCCCGCCCTATGCCCAAACAAGTTTTTCTACGCTCTTTTTCGCCGTCTTCGTCGGATAGAGATCCACTATTATCTCCTCCGGCTCGAACCATAGCTTTATTTCGCGCTCCGATTCCTCCGGATTGGTAGAGGCATGTATAACATTTTCATAAACGCCTTTTGTTGTTATGCGGCCGTAAGCGCCTCTTATCGAAACGGGATCGGCCTCTTCCGGGTTTGTCGCACCGCAGATATCTCTCACTTTCTTTATCGCGTCCTCTCCCCAGTATACCAGGGCCATTACTTTCTTCTTGTGGTACTCGCCCATTATATACCTTAGCAGCTCCGGGAAGAACGGCTTATCTTTAAGAAAGATATAGTGGTTCTCCGCGAGCTCTTGTGAAACCTTTACTATTCTCGCCCCTACGATTTCAAGCTTGGTCTCTGAAAGGCGTGTCAAAATATTGCCCGTAAGAGACTTCTTTAACCCATCCGGCTTTATCAAAACAAGTGTGGCTTGTTCCATAATATCCCCTTATCTATTATGATTCATTGGTACGCTTTTAGGTAAATATTGTATTTAACTATAATTTGGATTGTTTGTCAACTGTAAACGGTCTACTTCGCAATCGACTATCATTAAATCGTATGCTTCGTAGAACCTGTCCCTACGAAGCTCAAAGCTGACCTGCCTCTTCGTAGCTTTAGCGAAGAAGGGAAAGCTTTGAGCGAAGTAGGACGGAAGATTGACTGACCCTATGCCTTATTGGATGTTATCAGGCCCAATATCCTATTTAGGTCTTCCACAGAGTAATATTCTATCTGGATGGTTCCGCGTTTTTTGCCGTGGCATATCTTTACACGCGTGCCGAGCACATGCTGCAGTTGATTTGCTATATCATCGAGGCCGGCATCTTTTTTAACTTCCCTTTTCTTAGCGCCGGAGGTTCTTCTCGATACCAATTTTTCCGCTTCCCGGACAGACAGCCCTTTATTTATTATCAGGTTGCACACCCTGTACTGCTCATTTTCCGTCGGAAGAGTAAGCAGCGCCCTGGCATGCCCTGCCGTGATAGAATTTTTCGATACATAATCCTGGATCTTTTTCGGTAACGACAATAATCTTATGATATTAGACACTGTCGACTTATCCTTGCCTAAAACCTGGGCTATCTTATCCTGCGTAAAATTAAACTCCTTGACGAATCTTTCAAAGGCGGTTGCTTCTTCTATCGGGTTCAACTCCTCCCGCTGTATATTCTCTATCAGGGCGATTTCGAGCATATCTATATCATTAACTTCTTTCACGATCGCCGGTATATTTTCCATATTCAAACGCTTCGCCGCCCTAAACCTTCTTTCTCCGGCAATAAGTTCATAGCCGTCCTGGGATTTCCTGACCAGTACGGGCTGTATTACGCCTTTTTCCTGTATCGATTTTACAAGATCATTTAACTTTTCTTCGTTAAATTGAACTCGCGGCTGATATTTGTTTGTCTTAATATCTTTCAACGAGATGTTCATAACTTTTTCTTGTTTTTCTGTGTCAACAAAAACTACCTCTCTTGGTGGAATAAGCGCGCCCAGACCTCTGCCTAAAGCTCTCTTTTCTATCATTTAATTTCTCCCCCGCTAATTTGTTTTAATTCTTTGTCATCATTTGAGTTATGTTTAATATTATCATCTACACTTTGCTCAACATGTGTGTCTTTCTTAATGCCTAACAATTCATTCGCGAAATCTTCATACTTCTTTGCCGCGATTGAATTTTTATCATACATAGCTATGGGTTTACCAAACCCCGGAGCTTCCGCCAAACGGATATTACGCGGTATCACCGTAGTATAAACTTTGTTACCAAAAAATTTCTTTACTTCATTTATAACTTCGTTGGTAAGATTGGTACGATAATCGGCCATGGTCAATAAAACACCTTCGACTTCCAGGCCTGTATTTATATTTTCTTTAACAAGATTTATAGTATTCACCAACTGACCTAATCCTTCGAGCGCATAATATTCGCATTGGATCGGTATAAGCACCGCATTTGCGGCGGAAAGGGCATTCACCGTCAAAAGCCCGAGCGACGGAGGACAATCTATCAGTATAAAGTCAAATTCGTTTAAAAGACCCGCCAGGGCCTTTTTAAGCTTATGCTCACGGCCTAATATTCCTACTAATTCGACTTCGGCTCCGGTTAGATTCAGGTTGGATGGGAACAGAAACAAATTATTGACTTGGGTGCTGATCATAATGGATCTTGGATCCGCGTCATCTATCAATAGATGATAAACACTATGTTTAATATCATGCTTATTTATGCCAAGACCGCTTGTGGCGTTGCCTTGTGGGTCAATATCGATCAACAGTGTTTTTTTGCCGGATAAGGCGAGATATGTGGCGAGATTTATCGCGGTTGTTGTTTTGCCAACACCGCCTTTTTGATTACAGAGCGCTATTACTTTTGCCATCTTACTTTATGTATTAGTTTTCACGTGACAACTATTAGCCATGCCGTACACTACAAACAGATATTACACTACGTTTTCAGTAAAGTCAAGCCCTGCATTATGTCTTTTTCAATATTACAGACTGCTCAACTATTGTCAGCACAGTATTCACCACCCAGTAAAGCACCATACCGGAGGGCATGTTATAAAATATGAACCCAAACATTATCGGCATTATGACAAGCATTATCTTTTGCTGCTGTCTTTGCTCTTCGGTAACGGCTCCGCCCATAACTTTAGACGATATCTTCTGCTGAACAACCATAAGCGCTACCATCATCAGTGGTAATACGTTTATGCTGTTGCCGAATATCGGCAAGGAGAATGGTATGCCCACGGCGTCCGGCATAGAAAGATCGCTTATCCATAAAAAGCTGGCGCCCCTTAAATCTATCGATTTTGTAAGCGCCTGGTATAACGCGACAAATATCGGCATTTGAAGTAAAAGAGGCAGGCAACCACTTAATGGATTTATCTTATATTTTTTGTACAGCTCTAATACTTCTTTATTGAGTTTTTGCGGATTATCTTTGTTCTGCGCCTTGAGCTTTTCCATTTGTGGATGCAGTTCGTGCATCTTCTGCATAGACTGGAAACTTTTTAATGTGAGAGGGAAGAGCACTATATTTAAGAATATCGATATAAGTATTATCGACAGCCCCCAGTTGTG includes:
- the thrS gene encoding threonine--tRNA ligase, with amino-acid sequence MDLDALRHSTAHVMAQAVKILWPDAKLGIGPSIEDGFYYDFEREEPFSPDDINKIETKMRDIVKKDYLFEREEISKKEALKLFKKMDEKYKIELIEKIPGDTVSLYKNGDFVDLCRGPHIHSTGEIKAFKLLSVAGAYWHGIETNPMLQRIYGTAFPTQKDLENYIKMIEEAKKRDHRVLGKQLEYFSLSDEMGPGLVLYHPKGARLRTLIEEYIRNEHLRRGYELVIGPHILKSDVWIKSGHYDYYKENMYMFKIEKQEYAIKPMNCPNHIMVYKSKTRSYKDLPLKFFELGTVYRNEKSGVLHGLLRVRGFTQDDAHIFCLKDQVEDEIVNVIDFVIDTLNAFGFDDFSIEVSTRPEKSIGTDEDWELAQAALINSLKKKQLNYEINEGEGAFYGPKIDIKLKDALKREWQCATIQCDFALPERFDLKYIGQDGKEYRPIMLHRVILGSLERFMGALIEHFAGAMPLWLAPVQCIIIPVSDKASVYAENIRKTLMGLDIRVDIDFRNERLQKKVRDAEMEKIPYMIVIGEKEESIGMISVRSKAQGDIGRMKLSEFVERIKEEIEKKVR
- a CDS encoding prepilin-type N-terminal cleavage/methylation domain-containing protein, whose protein sequence is MRANRAVTLVELLIVVVIFTLTFAALTPLVNKMKERSNIIKCSNNARMVSLGLHMYAADHDETFPGSLTQLYPEYIKKEKIFDCPAGSVRGTTEEASYEYISGLTESSSGTEVILYDKDGNHGKLGRNLVRVNGSVEWVQSTAGKPR
- a CDS encoding phosphopantothenoylcysteine decarboxylase, producing the protein MIKRILVAAGPTRERIDPVRFISNYSTGVFGYEIAKEAKRRGLTVTLISGPTALKAPSGVKFISVESSLDMRRAVLDEFRKADCVVMTAAVADWRPIYSAKRKIKKSPKKTIELIETPDILAELGAKKRNRIAVGFALETENLERNALKKLKDKNLDLIVANRLAGKSNIFGDKAIDVVTVDKFGNKARIHNKSKKELAGMIIDKALKLGAGNRA
- a CDS encoding flavoprotein, which produces MTPKTIIVGVTGSIAAYRACEIVSALKKSLFDVKVILTKEGANFITPLTLQALSGNKVFTDMFEPPQKWEPVHTSLADSASLVLIAPATANVIGKLAGGICDDLLTCVVYATKAPILIAPAMNEKMYNHAILQENIAKLKKVGYSFVGPIKGHLACGHDAIGHISCTEDVVKEVKKLVRR
- the rpoZ gene encoding DNA-directed RNA polymerase subunit omega, translating into MQDIPMDKLLDKTHSIYKLTILASRRAIELADGAQKLVDDPVDTKPAHVALDEILAGKVEYKIKEVK
- the gmk gene encoding guanylate kinase, producing MHSMREGKLFIVSAPSGCGKTTLCKKLLRHKLNLSHSVSVTTRPPRPGEIEGKDYFFVSLEEFRAMAKRKEFLENEENFGYFYGTPKKFVENLLAKGKNVLLSIDVKGAARISALYPGKSVLIFIMPPTLGVLKKRLESRMTDPAHSISNRLKIAKHEIKYKGRYDYVVVNDRLDTACRKLKNIIKKETLNAGHTDG
- a CDS encoding YicC/YloC family endoribonuclease codes for the protein MVRAGGDNSGSLSDEDGEKERRKTCLGIGRGIIVIKSMTGFGKAGVKFKGGEIIVEIKTVNHKFFDASLKLPEVVMPFEDRIKEVLQKKIQRGKVNVSIIYDNKVSKEEIITINKKLAKSYYTGLLSLKKHLGFEDSLGMKDMVALPGVINYEVTQEGLTSLWPKVEKALLLALGRLVVDREKEGHATYRDLCKRVDNIVKMLTEIKSRAHLNIKEYRERFAERVKDLTSGHNIDKGRLEMEVAIFAKNSDISEEIARLKNHLANFKRTMALNGEAGKKIDFIAQELHRETNTIGSKSSDFKISKNVIEIKSEIEKIREQAKNIE
- a CDS encoding nucleoside-diphosphate kinase, producing the protein MEQATLVLIKPDGLKKSLTGNILTRLSETKLEIVGARIVKVSQELAENHYIFLKDKPFFPELLRYIMGEYHKKKVMALVYWGEDAIKKVRDICGATNPEEADPVSIRGAYGRITTKGVYENVIHASTNPEESEREIKLWFEPEEIIVDLYPTKTAKKSVEKLVWA
- a CDS encoding ParB/RepB/Spo0J family partition protein; this translates as MIEKRALGRGLGALIPPREVVFVDTEKQEKVMNISLKDIKTNKYQPRVQFNEEKLNDLVKSIQEKGVIQPVLVRKSQDGYELIAGERRFRAAKRLNMENIPAIVKEVNDIDMLEIALIENIQREELNPIEEATAFERFVKEFNFTQDKIAQVLGKDKSTVSNIIRLLSLPKKIQDYVSKNSITAGHARALLTLPTENEQYRVCNLIINKGLSVREAEKLVSRRTSGAKKREVKKDAGLDDIANQLQHVLGTRVKICHGKKRGTIQIEYYSVEDLNRILGLITSNKA
- a CDS encoding ParA family protein — translated: MAKVIALCNQKGGVGKTTTAINLATYLALSGKKTLLIDIDPQGNATSGLGINKHDIKHSVYHLLIDDADPRSIMISTQVNNLFLFPSNLNLTGAEVELVGILGREHKLKKALAGLLNEFDFILIDCPPSLGLLTVNALSAANAVLIPIQCEYYALEGLGQLVNTINLVKENINTGLEVEGVLLTMADYRTNLTNEVINEVKKFFGNKVYTTVIPRNIRLAEAPGFGKPIAMYDKNSIAAKKYEDFANELLGIKKDTHVEQSVDDNIKHNSNDDKELKQISGGEIK